The DNA window GCATCGCTGGCAGCGGGCGCCATCAACGCGGCAGCCGCAGGCGGATCGTTCCTCAGCTTCCCCGCCATGCTCGGCATGGGCATCCCTCCGGTGCAGGCCAACGCGACAAACACGGTCGCCATCTGGCCCGGACAGCTCACCAGCGTTCTGAAACTCCGCAACGACCTCCGCCGCGAACTCATCATCGTCGCGCTCATCGCATCGGTCATCGGGGGAGTCGGTGGCGCATTGATTCTGCTGTGGTTACCCCAGCGCGTCTTCCTGTACGTCCTCCCCTGGATGATCCTCGCCTCCACGCTTCTGTTCCTCTTCTCCGCACGCATCAGTGGATGGTTACGGAAAGAAACGAACCATCCCCACGCCCATCGCCACGTCCAGCCGCTGCTTCTGCTACCGTTGCTGCTTCCCGTCTGCCTTTACATCGGCTACTTCGGCGCGGGCGGCGGCCTCATGGTCATGGCGCTGCTCGCCCTCCTGGGCGTGGACGACATGCACCAGCTCAACAGCATGAAGGTGCTCGTCGCCTGCCTCTCCAACTTTTCCGCCGTCGTCACCTTCATCGTGGAGCGGGCCGTCGTCTGGCATTACTGCTTCATCGCCATGATCGCCGCGGGCATCGGCGGCTACATCGGCGCGCATTACGCCCGCAAACTACCGCAGCGCGCCATGCGCATCGTAGTCATCCTCGTCGGATTCGGTGTCAGCGGCTATTTCTTCTACCGCAACCTGCATCCGTCTCACTGAAGGAAGAGAATTAGAAGTATGAGTCACGAAGGCATCCGCATGATCAGCCGCGAGGAGAGCGAGCGCACCGCGACGTTCGAGCAGCCGCTGCCGCCCGCCGCCACCGCCCCCGCCAAAATCAAGGTCGCGCTCACCGAAGGCACCGGCATGGAGATCACATGGAAGGACGGCCATCAATCCAAATGGAGCTTCCCCTACCTCCGGGACGCCTGCCCCTGCGCCACCTGCCATGAAGAACGCGAAAAAACAGGTCGCGCCCTGGGCGAACCCCGCCCCACGCCCAAAGTCCTCTTCCCCATCTACACGCCGCCCGCCAAGCCGCTCAGCGCGGAACCCATCGGCCGCTATGCCATCAAGTTCAAATGGGCCGACGGCCACGAGAGCGGCATCTACTCCTGGGACTTCCTCCGCCGCCTCGATCAGGACGCACTGCCCTTCAAGGTAGCCCCCAAATGACAGCACCCATGTCCCAGATCGAAACCCTCGAAGCCAGGCTCAAACCACTCTACGACCAGCTCGCCAACCATCGCCTCTACAGCTCCTTCCGCACGCTCGCGGACCTGCACACCTTCATGGAGTCGCACGTCTTCGCCGTCTGGGATTTCATGAGCCTGCTCAAAGCCCTCCAACGCGGCCTCACCTGCATCGACGTGCCGTGGGTGCCCAGCACATTTCCAGAGAGCCGCCGCCTCGTCAACGAGATCGTCCTCGGCGAAGAGACGGATGTCTACCAGGGCCAATCCCTCAGCCACTTCGAGCTATATCTCCTCGCCATGCAACAATGCGGGGCCGATACCACCGCCATCGACCGCCTCGTCTTCGCCCTGCGCGACGGCGCGGATCTGCACCAGGCAGTCCGCGGCAGCCACGCACCCGAACCAGCCAAACTTTTCGTCCGCGACACCTTCCACATCCTCAGCGAAGAAAAACTACACGCCACCGCCGCAGCCTTCACCTTCGGCCGCGAAGACCTCATCCCGGCCATGTTCAAAGGCTTCGTACGCGACCTCAACCGCGATCTCGGCGGCAACCTCGACACCTTCCTCTGGTACCTCGAACGTCACATCGAAGTCGACGGCGAAGAACACGGCCCCATGGCGCTCCGCATGATCGCCGAACTCTGCGGCAACGACGAGCAAAAATGGCACGAAGCCGAACAAGCCGCCACCTTCGCCCTCCAGTCGCGCCTAACCCTCTGGAACGGCATCGCCAACACCATCACCGCGCGTTCATAGCAACAAACTCCACAGCGGTCATCCATACCAACAACGTCACACGCTGTACCAACAACTTCACACGCTGTCATTCTGAGCGAAGCGAAGAATCCCGACGACTCCAACCGCACCAACACCGCAAACCCCTTCCAGCCACCAAACCGGGTGCCCCAGGTTCGCGAAGCTAACCTGGGCTATCGCGCCACGCGCGATCAAACGGTCTGAAAGACCGTCATCCTGAACGAAGCGAAGCGTAGCTGAAGGACCTGCATTCCTCTCACCCCTCTACAAGACCACAGGCAAGCCATTGCCTTTCGCAAGCCGGTCATTCTGAGCGCAGCGAAGAATCCCAACGACTCCCATCGTGCCAAGGCCCCACAAGGTTCCAGCCACCGAACCAAACCAGCTTCGCAAAGCCGGGTGCCCCAGGTTCGCGAAGCTAACCTGGGCTATCGCGCCACGCGCGATCAAACGGTCTGAAAGACCGTCATCCTGAGCGAAACGAAGTGAAGTCGAAGGACCTGCATTCCCCTCAACCCTCTACAATGCCGCAGGCAATCCGTTGCCTTTCACAAGCCGTCATTCTGAGCGCGACCCCAACGACCGCGCGGTCACCAAGACAAACAGGAGCACAAAGCAACCCCCCGCGCGCCCACGGAACGACCATGGCTGGCACAACAACACGACAACAAGCAAGCCCCCTGTAGCCTTCCCCTCCCCGCCCACGTCCAATCGTTCATGCGATACCCCGCGCCTGTTGCCGCCCTGCTGTGCGCCTCTTTACTCGCCTCCCCCCTGCCCGTTCTCGCGCAGGAAACGAAGACGCAAACCCTGAACGTCGATGCCC is part of the Terriglobus sp. RCC_193 genome and encodes:
- a CDS encoding sulfite exporter TauE/SafE family protein, with product MPTMLSMHAHYILLVVASLAAGAINAAAAGGSFLSFPAMLGMGIPPVQANATNTVAIWPGQLTSVLKLRNDLRRELIIVALIASVIGGVGGALILLWLPQRVFLYVLPWMILASTLLFLFSARISGWLRKETNHPHAHRHVQPLLLLPLLLPVCLYIGYFGAGGGLMVMALLALLGVDDMHQLNSMKVLVACLSNFSAVVTFIVERAVVWHYCFIAMIAAGIGGYIGAHYARKLPQRAMRIVVILVGFGVSGYFFYRNLHPSH
- a CDS encoding DUF3050 domain-containing protein, producing the protein MSQIETLEARLKPLYDQLANHRLYSSFRTLADLHTFMESHVFAVWDFMSLLKALQRGLTCIDVPWVPSTFPESRRLVNEIVLGEETDVYQGQSLSHFELYLLAMQQCGADTTAIDRLVFALRDGADLHQAVRGSHAPEPAKLFVRDTFHILSEEKLHATAAAFTFGREDLIPAMFKGFVRDLNRDLGGNLDTFLWYLERHIEVDGEEHGPMALRMIAELCGNDEQKWHEAEQAATFALQSRLTLWNGIANTITARS
- a CDS encoding DUF971 domain-containing protein — translated: MSHEGIRMISREESERTATFEQPLPPAATAPAKIKVALTEGTGMEITWKDGHQSKWSFPYLRDACPCATCHEEREKTGRALGEPRPTPKVLFPIYTPPAKPLSAEPIGRYAIKFKWADGHESGIYSWDFLRRLDQDALPFKVAPK